In a single window of the Massilia oculi genome:
- a CDS encoding gamma-glutamyl-gamma-aminobutyrate hydrolase family protein, with protein sequence MAEDDQIKRDDDPAADVDERRETRVRVPERRASGGQSRGPARYLRDGDNAVALAGRVITSRFRSLRERFNRDFMQRTLHIGVSARIFHPAAGAKGLLSKNLQYLEESIAQWVMSRDVLVFMIPTVNTNGLLHPSNITLRHYARHLDGLVLQGGADVAPQTYSETPTKPEWSGDRARDVYELELLHEFVDAGKPVLGVCRGCQLINVAFGGTLHQDVATEMPDALAHVHDVYDAHRHAIVFPKGSSLGRMFPKVERAMVNSIHHQAVKDLGRDIRIEAMSEPDGIVEAIRYQRANFVMGLQWHPEFHRAGGVDLLDCTPVLDEFLRAARETRL encoded by the coding sequence ATGGCTGAAGACGATCAAATCAAGCGCGACGATGATCCCGCGGCGGACGTGGACGAGCGCCGCGAGACCCGCGTGCGCGTGCCCGAACGCCGCGCCAGCGGCGGCCAGTCGCGCGGTCCCGCCCGCTACCTGCGCGATGGCGACAATGCCGTCGCCCTGGCCGGCCGGGTCATCACCTCGCGTTTTCGCTCGCTGCGCGAGCGCTTCAACCGCGACTTCATGCAGCGCACGCTGCACATCGGCGTTTCGGCCCGCATCTTTCACCCTGCCGCCGGCGCCAAGGGGCTGCTCAGCAAGAACCTGCAGTATCTCGAGGAATCGATCGCCCAGTGGGTGATGTCGCGCGACGTGCTGGTGTTCATGATTCCCACCGTGAATACCAACGGCCTGCTACACCCCAGCAACATCACCCTGCGCCACTATGCGCGCCACCTCGACGGCCTGGTGCTGCAGGGCGGGGCCGACGTGGCGCCGCAAACCTATTCCGAAACCCCGACCAAGCCCGAATGGAGCGGCGACCGCGCGCGCGACGTCTACGAGCTCGAACTGCTGCACGAATTCGTCGACGCCGGCAAACCGGTGCTCGGCGTGTGCCGCGGCTGCCAGCTGATCAACGTCGCCTTCGGCGGTACCCTGCACCAGGACGTGGCCACCGAGATGCCGGATGCCCTGGCCCATGTGCACGATGTCTACGATGCGCACCGTCACGCCATCGTCTTTCCCAAGGGCTCGTCGCTGGGCCGCATGTTCCCCAAGGTCGAGCGGGCGATGGTCAATTCGATCCACCACCAGGCGGTCAAGGATCTGGGACGCGACATCCGCATCGAGGCCATGTCCGAGCCTGACGGCATCGTCGAGGCGATCCGCTACCAGCGCGCCAACTTCGTCATGGGCCTGCAGTGGCACCCCGAATTCCACCGCGCCGGCGGCGTCGACCTGCTCGATTGCACGCCGGTGCTCGACGAATTCCTGCGCGCTGCGCGTGAAACCCGGCTTTAA
- a CDS encoding M61 family metallopeptidase, with protein sequence MVKLTATLLLLPALLCSSPLSTAAPWSAPTSTIPQPRDRAFPGTLQLEVDASDTAQRIVRVKQRVPVQSAGRLTLLYPKWDGGSHGPTIQVQRLAGLAIQGGGERLAWRRDPLDAHAFHVQVPAGVRELALEFQYLAPLGRMSHIAPDMINLQWQNVILYPAGWFASRIPVAASLTLPAGLAPGTSLVEQGRAGATVTFAPVPLDLLLDSPVLAAPHVERRTVAGGPVPVRVTYFAGEAAQLAGAAAMDAPLRAIVEQTARVFGQAPFPHFDYLVPLTDRLPGPGGLEHIRSAEVTLPPDFLANRAASAADIDLFAHEYIHAWNGKFAQPADHRTPTPNVPMQSTLLWVYEGQSEFWGRVIGARSGLRGFQDTLDALALDAAAMANRPGRAWKALGDSALDSITMPGGAGVSWTDWQRRKDYYAEGVLLWLDIDGILRERSQGKHGMDDFAARFFAVKSKAGKDYTFDDVCATLSKLAPFDWRGYLEGRVHGNSDAGLLDGLERAGYRLVYTPTPSRYVERALQGEGVPDFSYGLGIGVNGKGVVRSVGWNSPAFKAGLAPGAVVVEVEGEPFSMERLAAAVSRRDPAGIALTVQLDRQKRALTIAYDGGLRYPALERIPGRADRLKGLLQPR encoded by the coding sequence ATGGTTAAACTGACCGCCACCCTGCTCCTGCTTCCCGCCCTGCTGTGTTCCAGCCCGCTGTCGACCGCGGCGCCGTGGAGCGCGCCCACCTCGACCATTCCCCAGCCGCGCGACCGCGCCTTCCCCGGCACCTTGCAGCTCGAGGTCGACGCCAGCGACACCGCGCAGCGGATCGTCCGCGTCAAGCAGCGCGTGCCGGTGCAGTCGGCCGGCCGCCTGACCCTGCTGTACCCGAAGTGGGACGGCGGCAGCCACGGCCCGACGATCCAGGTCCAGCGCCTGGCCGGCCTGGCGATCCAGGGCGGCGGCGAGCGCCTGGCCTGGCGCCGCGATCCCCTCGACGCGCATGCCTTCCACGTGCAGGTGCCGGCGGGCGTGCGCGAGCTGGCGCTGGAATTCCAGTACCTGGCGCCGCTCGGCCGCATGAGCCACATCGCCCCGGACATGATCAATCTGCAGTGGCAGAACGTGATCCTGTATCCGGCCGGCTGGTTCGCCAGCCGCATCCCGGTGGCGGCCTCGCTGACCCTGCCCGCGGGGCTGGCGCCGGGCACCTCGCTGGTCGAGCAGGGCCGGGCCGGCGCGACCGTCACCTTCGCGCCCGTGCCGCTCGACCTGCTGCTCGACTCGCCGGTGCTGGCCGCGCCCCATGTGGAGCGCCGCACCGTGGCCGGCGGCCCGGTCCCGGTGCGCGTGACCTATTTCGCCGGCGAGGCCGCACAGCTTGCCGGCGCGGCGGCGATGGACGCGCCGCTGCGCGCCATCGTCGAACAGACCGCCAGGGTATTCGGCCAGGCGCCCTTCCCCCACTTCGATTACCTGGTGCCGCTGACGGACCGCCTGCCCGGCCCAGGCGGCCTGGAACACATCCGCTCCGCCGAAGTCACGCTGCCGCCCGACTTTCTGGCCAACCGCGCTGCATCGGCTGCGGACATCGATCTGTTTGCCCACGAATACATCCATGCCTGGAACGGCAAGTTCGCCCAGCCCGCCGACCACCGCACGCCCACGCCCAACGTGCCCATGCAAAGCACGCTGCTGTGGGTGTACGAGGGACAGTCCGAATTCTGGGGGCGGGTGATCGGCGCACGCTCGGGCCTGCGCGGTTTCCAGGACACGCTCGACGCCCTGGCCCTGGATGCGGCCGCGATGGCGAACCGCCCGGGCCGCGCCTGGAAGGCGCTCGGCGACAGCGCCCTCGATTCGATCACGATGCCGGGCGGCGCCGGCGTCAGCTGGACCGACTGGCAGCGCCGCAAGGATTATTATGCCGAAGGTGTGCTGCTATGGCTGGACATCGACGGCATCCTGCGCGAACGCAGCCAGGGCAAGCATGGGATGGACGACTTCGCCGCCAGGTTCTTCGCCGTGAAGAGCAAGGCCGGCAAGGACTACACCTTCGATGACGTCTGCGCCACCTTGTCGAAACTCGCGCCCTTCGACTGGCGCGGCTATCTCGAGGGGCGCGTGCATGGCAACAGCGACGCCGGCCTGCTCGACGGCCTGGAACGCGCCGGCTACCGGCTGGTCTACACACCGACGCCGAGCCGCTACGTCGAGCGCGCCCTGCAGGGCGAAGGGGTCCCCGACTTCAGCTACGGCCTCGGGATCGGCGTGAACGGCAAGGGCGTGGTGCGCTCGGTCGGCTGGAACAGCCCCGCCTTCAAGGCCGGGCTGGCGCCGGGCGCGGTGGTAGTGGAGGTGGAAGGCGAGCCGTTCAGCATGGAGCGCCTGGCCGCGGCGGTGTCGCGCCGCGATCCGGCCGGCATCGCGCTCACCGTGCAACTGGATCGGCAGAAGCGCGCGCTCACGATCGCCTACGATGGCGGCTTGCGCTATCCGGCCTTGGAACGCATTCCGGGCCGGGCCGACCGCCTGAAGGGGCTGCTGCAGCCGCGTTAG
- a CDS encoding YbdK family carboxylate-amine ligase, whose amino-acid sequence MPLEAFNPSQPLTFGVELELQLVSLSDFNLTAASPDLMHLLTRKPFPGNVTPEITESMIEINSSVHTAYAPLLAELTEIRDTLVAASDVLNIGIAGGGTHPFQHWSDQRISAKPRYEYLSQLYGYLAKQFTVFGQHVHIGCANGDDALYLLHALNRYLPHFIALSASSPYVQGHDSLFESARLNSVFAFPMSGRAPFTLSWQEFTDVYFAKMERTNIIKSMKDFYWDLRPKPEYGTIELRVCDTPLTVERAAALAGYLQALCRHLLERREEAPVEDDYLVYNYNRFQACRFGLDGSITHPKSYDNVPMRDDILATLDTMLPHAEALGSVDALKHLAGAVHDGSDATILRRHVEREGSVEGMVNAAIGHFRGGRTG is encoded by the coding sequence ATGCCGCTTGAAGCCTTCAACCCCTCGCAGCCGCTCACCTTCGGGGTCGAGCTGGAACTGCAGCTGGTCAGCCTGTCGGATTTCAACCTGACCGCGGCCAGCCCCGACCTGATGCACCTGCTGACGCGCAAGCCGTTCCCGGGCAACGTCACGCCGGAGATCACCGAGAGCATGATCGAGATTAACTCGAGCGTGCACACGGCCTACGCGCCGCTGCTGGCGGAACTGACCGAGATTCGCGACACCCTGGTGGCGGCCAGCGACGTGCTCAATATCGGGATCGCCGGCGGCGGCACGCATCCGTTCCAGCACTGGTCCGACCAGCGCATCTCGGCCAAGCCGCGCTACGAGTACCTGTCGCAGCTGTACGGCTACCTGGCCAAGCAGTTCACGGTGTTCGGCCAGCACGTGCACATCGGCTGCGCCAACGGCGACGACGCCCTCTATTTGCTGCATGCGCTGAACCGCTACCTGCCGCACTTCATCGCGCTGTCGGCCTCGTCACCCTATGTGCAGGGCCACGACAGCCTGTTCGAATCGGCGCGCCTGAATTCCGTGTTCGCCTTCCCGATGAGCGGCCGTGCGCCGTTCACGCTCTCCTGGCAGGAGTTCACCGACGTCTACTTCGCCAAGATGGAACGCACCAACATCATCAAGAGCATGAAGGATTTTTACTGGGACCTGAGGCCCAAGCCGGAGTACGGCACCATCGAGCTGCGCGTGTGCGACACGCCGCTCACGGTGGAGCGGGCGGCGGCGCTGGCCGGCTACCTGCAGGCGCTGTGCCGGCACCTGCTGGAGCGCAGGGAAGAGGCGCCGGTGGAGGACGATTACCTGGTCTACAACTACAACCGCTTCCAGGCCTGCCGCTTCGGCCTGGACGGCAGCATCACGCATCCGAAGTCCTACGACAACGTGCCGATGCGCGACGACATCCTGGCGACGCTCGACACCATGCTGCCGCACGCCGAGGCGCTGGGCAGCGTGGATGCCCTGAAGCACCTGGCGGGGGCGGTGCACGACGGCAGCGACGCGACCATCCTGCGCCGCCACGTGGAGCGCGAAGGCAGTGTCGAAGGCATGGTCAATGCGGCGATCGGGCACTTCCGGGGCGGCCGCACGGGCTGA
- a CDS encoding cation:proton antiporter: protein MPDLLSLLTSLAWPLAIALAWLAGEFGQRWTGLPRISFYGLVGFALGSTQIGALPAPDMGPVSLLANVAFGLILFELGNRINLRWLVNNPWIGVAGLVEAALTFILVYFVASAFGVGRLTALLMAALSMATSPATVVRVVNEQKSSGQMTERVLHLSALNCVLSVFAFNAIIGIWLFQTYAAVGEALWQSLVMLAGSILIGAVFGVVVPALLRAIGNQQQDTTVAFALAIILLVAVCDSAGLTPVVAALAFGLTVRYRRVAFTQTQRNFGALGEVLTVLLFVYAASTLDWRLVTAGALLAISVVLARMFAKVAGVTAFAHLSGVTWRKGALTGLGLAPLAVFVILLLEHARYAGLKVVEELYAMAAVTMLLEVFGPIIIQRALIWAREAPESNHAA, encoded by the coding sequence ATGCCAGACCTGCTGTCCTTGTTGACTAGTCTCGCGTGGCCGCTGGCGATCGCGCTTGCCTGGCTGGCCGGCGAATTCGGCCAGCGCTGGACCGGCCTGCCGCGCATCAGCTTCTATGGCCTGGTCGGGTTTGCCCTCGGCAGCACCCAGATCGGCGCCCTGCCCGCCCCCGACATGGGGCCGGTGTCGCTGCTGGCCAACGTCGCCTTTGGCCTGATCCTGTTCGAACTGGGCAACCGCATCAACCTGCGCTGGCTGGTCAACAATCCCTGGATCGGCGTGGCCGGCCTGGTCGAGGCGGCGCTGACCTTCATCCTCGTCTATTTCGTCGCCAGCGCCTTCGGCGTCGGCCGCCTGACCGCCCTCCTGATGGCCGCGCTGTCGATGGCGACCTCGCCCGCCACCGTGGTGCGGGTGGTCAACGAACAGAAAAGCTCGGGCCAGATGACGGAGCGGGTGCTGCACCTGTCGGCCCTGAACTGCGTGCTGTCGGTATTCGCCTTCAACGCCATCATCGGCATCTGGCTGTTCCAGACTTACGCCGCCGTCGGCGAAGCGCTGTGGCAAAGCCTGGTGATGCTGGCCGGCTCGATCCTGATCGGGGCCGTCTTCGGCGTGGTCGTGCCGGCCCTGCTGCGCGCGATCGGCAATCAGCAGCAGGACACGACCGTCGCCTTCGCCCTCGCGATCATCCTGCTGGTGGCCGTGTGCGACAGCGCCGGCCTGACGCCGGTGGTGGCGGCGCTGGCCTTCGGCCTGACGGTGCGCTACCGGCGCGTCGCCTTTACCCAGACCCAGCGCAACTTCGGCGCGCTGGGCGAAGTGCTGACCGTGCTGCTGTTCGTGTACGCCGCCTCGACCCTCGACTGGCGCCTGGTCACCGCCGGCGCCCTGCTCGCCATCAGCGTGGTGCTGGCGCGCATGTTCGCCAAGGTGGCGGGCGTGACGGCGTTCGCCCACCTGTCGGGCGTCACCTGGCGCAAGGGAGCGCTCACCGGCCTCGGGCTGGCGCCGCTGGCCGTGTTCGTGATCCTGCTGCTCGAGCACGCGCGCTATGCGGGCCTGAAAGTGGTCGAAGAACTGTATGCGATGGCGGCCGTGACGATGCTGCTCGAAGTCTTCGGCCCGATCATCATCCAGCGCGCGCTGATCTGGGCGCGCGAAGCACCGGAGTCGAACCATGCCGCTTGA
- a CDS encoding vWA domain-containing protein → MLIDFFRALREAKVPVSIREFLTLLEALQRQVILPSLDEFYYLARLTLVKDEAHFDKFDRVFGLWFKGVDAVFDKDAEIPLEWLIKRFERELTPEQKAQLEKFGYDKLQQRLQELLKEQKERHAGGSKWIGTGGTSPFGHGGTNPEGIRIGGTGRNRSAVKVWEQRTFRDYDDERELGTRNLKVALRRLRRFARQGAADELALDDTIRATASNAGWLDIRMRPERKNRIKVVMLLDVGGSMDDHIERTEELFSAASSEFKNMEFYYFHNCVYDYLWKNNRRRHSERFDTWDVLRKYPLDTRVIFVGDATMSPYEVMAPGGSVEYNNEEPGAAWLARFVSTFPRFAWLNPEPEHLWQYRQSIALIRQIMNNRMFPITLDGLERAMRLLSK, encoded by the coding sequence ATGCTGATCGACTTCTTCCGCGCCCTGCGCGAGGCCAAGGTCCCGGTCTCGATCCGCGAATTCCTGACCCTGCTCGAAGCCCTGCAGCGCCAGGTGATCCTGCCCTCGCTCGACGAGTTCTATTACCTCGCGCGCCTGACGCTGGTGAAGGACGAAGCGCATTTCGACAAGTTCGATCGCGTGTTCGGCCTCTGGTTCAAGGGTGTCGATGCGGTATTCGACAAGGACGCCGAGATCCCCTTGGAGTGGCTGATCAAGCGCTTCGAGCGCGAGCTGACGCCGGAACAGAAGGCCCAGCTGGAAAAATTCGGCTACGACAAGCTGCAGCAGCGCCTGCAGGAGCTGCTGAAAGAACAGAAGGAGCGCCATGCCGGCGGCAGCAAATGGATCGGCACCGGCGGCACTTCGCCTTTCGGGCACGGCGGCACCAATCCGGAGGGCATCCGCATCGGTGGCACCGGCCGCAACCGCAGCGCGGTCAAGGTATGGGAACAGCGCACCTTCCGCGACTACGACGACGAGCGCGAACTGGGCACGCGCAACCTGAAAGTCGCGCTGCGCCGCCTGCGCCGCTTCGCGCGGCAAGGCGCGGCCGACGAACTGGCGCTGGACGACACCATCCGCGCCACCGCCAGCAATGCCGGCTGGCTCGACATCCGCATGCGGCCCGAACGCAAGAACCGGATCAAGGTGGTGATGCTGCTCGACGTGGGCGGTTCGATGGACGACCACATCGAGCGCACCGAAGAACTGTTCTCGGCCGCCAGCAGCGAGTTCAAGAACATGGAGTTCTACTACTTCCACAACTGCGTCTACGACTACCTGTGGAAGAACAACCGGCGCCGCCACAGCGAGCGTTTCGACACCTGGGACGTGCTGCGCAAGTATCCGCTTGACACGCGGGTGATCTTCGTCGGCGACGCCACCATGAGCCCCTACGAGGTGATGGCGCCGGGCGGCTCGGTCGAGTACAACAATGAAGAGCCGGGCGCGGCCTGGCTGGCGCGCTTCGTCTCGACCTTTCCCAGGTTCGCCTGGCTCAATCCGGAGCCGGAACATCTGTGGCAATACCGGCAATCGATTGCCCTCATTCGCCAGATCATGAACAACCGCATGTTTCCCATTACGCTCGACGGGCTGGAGCGGGCGATGCGTCTTCTCAGCAAGTAA
- a CDS encoding GNAT family N-acetyltransferase: MITVAPITLEWNGVRLEPLAPHHADGLRAAASDGELWKLVVTSVPAPQDAGAYIDTALGMSNRRAWAVVDAASGAVIGSTSYHDIVPDVDRVEIGYTWYAKRVQRSHVNTSCKLMLMRHAFDTLGCAVVGLRTDGENFASQAAIERLGAHKDGVLRHHAARRNGQPRDTVMYSILRAEWPRVKAHLEARLAHHAKG; this comes from the coding sequence ATGATCACCGTCGCGCCCATCACCCTGGAATGGAACGGCGTGCGCCTGGAGCCGCTGGCGCCGCACCACGCCGACGGCTTGCGCGCGGCGGCCAGCGATGGCGAGCTGTGGAAGCTGGTCGTGACCAGCGTGCCGGCGCCGCAGGACGCCGGCGCCTATATCGACACCGCGCTCGGCATGTCCAACCGCCGGGCCTGGGCCGTGGTCGATGCCGCCAGCGGCGCCGTCATCGGCAGCACCAGCTACCACGACATCGTGCCGGACGTCGACCGGGTGGAGATCGGCTATACCTGGTATGCCAAACGCGTGCAGCGCAGCCACGTCAACACCAGCTGCAAGCTGATGCTGATGCGGCACGCCTTCGACACGCTCGGCTGCGCCGTGGTGGGCCTGCGCACCGATGGCGAGAACTTCGCCTCGCAGGCGGCCATCGAACGCCTGGGCGCGCACAAGGACGGCGTGCTGCGCCATCACGCCGCGCGCCGCAACGGCCAGCCGCGCGACACCGTCATGTACAGCATCCTGCGCGCCGAATGGCCGCGCGTGAAGGCGCACCTGGAGGCGCGCCTCGCGCATCACGCCAAAGGCTAG
- a CDS encoding AAA family ATPase has protein sequence MHASPRFEGSDTYVATPDLKLAVNAALTLGRPLLIKGEPGTGKTMLAEEVASALNMPLLQWHVKSTTKAQQGLYEYDAVSRLRDSQLGDERVRDIQNYIVKGVLWQAFTSPEPVVLLIDEVDKADIEFPNDLLRELDRMEFYVYETREMVVAKHRPLVIITSNNEKELPDAFLRRCFFHYIQFPDRETMADIVGVHFPTLRQDLLAAALQSFYALRDVPGIKKKPSTSEFLDWLKLLLAEDVPAEALRAENAAPPLHGALLKNEQDIALFDRLMAMARNRR, from the coding sequence ATGCATGCCTCTCCCCGCTTCGAAGGCAGCGACACCTACGTCGCCACTCCCGACCTGAAACTGGCCGTCAACGCCGCGCTCACGCTGGGCCGCCCGCTCCTGATCAAGGGCGAGCCGGGCACCGGCAAGACCATGCTGGCCGAAGAGGTAGCAAGCGCGCTGAACATGCCGCTGCTGCAGTGGCACGTGAAGTCGACCACCAAGGCCCAGCAGGGCCTGTACGAGTACGACGCCGTCTCGCGCCTGCGCGACTCGCAGCTGGGCGACGAGCGCGTGCGCGACATCCAGAACTACATCGTCAAGGGCGTGCTGTGGCAGGCATTCACGTCGCCCGAGCCGGTCGTGCTCCTGATCGACGAAGTCGACAAGGCCGACATCGAGTTCCCCAACGACCTGCTGCGTGAACTCGACCGCATGGAGTTCTATGTCTACGAGACGCGCGAGATGGTGGTGGCCAAGCACCGCCCGCTGGTGATCATCACCTCCAACAACGAAAAGGAACTGCCCGACGCCTTCCTGCGCCGCTGCTTCTTCCATTACATCCAGTTCCCCGACCGCGAGACGATGGCCGACATCGTGGGCGTGCACTTCCCGACGCTCAGGCAAGACCTGCTGGCGGCCGCGCTGCAAAGCTTCTATGCGCTGCGCGACGTCCCCGGCATCAAGAAGAAACCGTCGACCTCGGAATTCCTCGACTGGCTCAAGCTGCTGCTGGCGGAGGATGTGCCGGCCGAAGCGCTGCGCGCCGAGAACGCGGCGCCGCCGCTGCACGGCGCGCTGCTCAAGAACGAGCAGGACATCGCCCTGTTCGACCGCCTGATGGCCATGGCAAGGAACCGGCGATGA
- a CDS encoding c-type cytochrome, with protein sequence MKKTLVPLALALLAGAAGSASAAEVVGNPQAATAKIEMCIGCHAIPGGYKTAFPEVYRVPMIGGQSARYIESALKAYRKGDRKHPSMTGIARSMSDQDIADVAAYYSQQTSVQATAKR encoded by the coding sequence ATGAAAAAAACTCTGGTACCACTGGCGCTGGCGCTCCTTGCCGGCGCCGCCGGCAGCGCATCCGCCGCGGAAGTGGTCGGTAATCCCCAGGCGGCCACCGCCAAGATCGAGATGTGCATCGGCTGCCACGCCATCCCCGGCGGCTACAAGACGGCCTTCCCCGAGGTGTATCGCGTGCCGATGATCGGCGGCCAGTCGGCCAGGTACATCGAATCGGCACTCAAGGCCTATCGCAAGGGCGACCGCAAGCATCCTTCCATGACCGGCATCGCGCGCTCGATGAGCGACCAGGACATCGCCGACGTGGCGGCCTATTATTCCCAGCAAACGTCGGTCCAGGCGACCGCCAAGCGATGA
- a CDS encoding c-type cytochrome: MKNTMLLLVLGAISLGASANDVKRGEALAQKYNCASCHGADFNKPIDPTYPKLAGQHADYLTHALRAYKRGAGANGRVNPIMAGIVQPLSNQDMADLGAYLASLPSQLVVRK, from the coding sequence ATGAAGAACACGATGCTCCTGCTGGTGCTTGGCGCCATCTCGCTCGGCGCCAGCGCCAACGACGTCAAGCGCGGCGAAGCCCTGGCACAGAAATACAACTGCGCTTCCTGCCACGGCGCCGACTTCAACAAGCCGATCGACCCGACCTATCCGAAGCTGGCCGGCCAGCATGCCGACTATCTCACGCATGCGCTGCGCGCCTACAAGCGCGGCGCCGGCGCCAATGGCCGCGTGAATCCGATCATGGCCGGCATCGTGCAGCCGCTGTCGAACCAGGACATGGCCGATCTCGGCGCGTATCTCGCCAGCCTGCCGTCGCAGCTGGTGGTCAGGAAGTAG
- a CDS encoding SulP family inorganic anion transporter — protein MPSLTPAYLKINLLAGLTVALALVPEAIAFALVAHLSPLTGLYAAVIVAFITSCFGGRPGMISAAAGSLAVVMVALVVQHGAQYLLAAVVLMGVLQLLFAAARLGKFIRMVPHPVMLGFVNGLALVIFLAQFNHFKQTGADGAVEWMAGPELAVMAGIIVVTMAVIYLTPRLTKAVPSTLVGILVASVGCALLGIETRTVGDLGSIAGGLPGFALPDVPWNLETLRIVFPYALVMAGVGLIESLLTLTLIDEITDTRGQPNRESLALGAANVAAGLFGGMGGCALIGQSMINVNSGATGRLSGIAAALFLLVFILFASSWIEAIPLAALVGVMFVVCEKTFEWGTFRLVGKVPRADLFVIVLVAGITLVYDLALAVIAGVIVSALVFAWQHAKQVRAAVSHDEQGWKVYALEGTLFFASVTPFQALFAPKDDPQDVVIDFLHARVVDHSAIQAIDALAERYRLLGKRLHLRHLSPDCRELLDKARGMVEVNVVEDPRYRVADDKLG, from the coding sequence GTGCCGTCCCTTACCCCCGCTTACCTGAAGATCAACCTGCTGGCCGGCCTGACCGTCGCGCTGGCCCTGGTGCCCGAGGCGATCGCCTTCGCCCTGGTCGCCCACCTGTCCCCGCTCACCGGCCTGTACGCGGCGGTGATCGTCGCCTTCATCACGTCGTGCTTCGGCGGCCGGCCCGGCATGATCTCGGCCGCCGCCGGTTCGCTGGCGGTGGTGATGGTGGCGCTGGTGGTCCAGCATGGCGCGCAATACCTGCTGGCCGCCGTGGTGCTGATGGGCGTGCTGCAACTGCTGTTCGCCGCCGCGCGCCTGGGCAAATTCATCCGCATGGTGCCGCACCCGGTGATGCTCGGCTTCGTCAACGGCCTGGCGCTGGTGATCTTCCTGGCCCAGTTCAACCATTTCAAGCAGACGGGCGCGGATGGCGCCGTGGAGTGGATGGCCGGTCCCGAACTGGCGGTCATGGCCGGCATCATCGTCGTCACGATGGCGGTGATCTACCTGACCCCGCGCCTGACGAAAGCGGTGCCGTCGACACTGGTCGGCATCCTGGTGGCAAGCGTCGGCTGCGCGCTGCTCGGCATCGAGACCAGGACCGTGGGCGACCTCGGTTCGATCGCCGGCGGCCTGCCGGGCTTCGCGCTGCCCGACGTGCCATGGAACCTGGAGACGCTGCGCATCGTCTTTCCCTATGCCCTCGTGATGGCCGGCGTCGGCCTGATCGAGTCGCTGCTGACGCTCACCCTGATCGACGAGATCACCGACACCCGCGGCCAGCCGAACCGCGAGTCGCTGGCGCTGGGCGCCGCCAACGTCGCGGCCGGCCTGTTCGGCGGCATGGGCGGCTGCGCGCTGATCGGCCAGAGCATGATCAACGTGAACAGCGGCGCCACCGGGCGCCTGTCGGGCATCGCGGCCGCGCTGTTCCTGCTCGTCTTCATCCTGTTCGCATCCAGCTGGATCGAGGCGATCCCGCTGGCGGCGCTGGTCGGCGTGATGTTCGTGGTGTGCGAAAAGACCTTCGAGTGGGGTACCTTCCGCCTGGTGGGAAAAGTGCCGCGCGCCGACCTGTTCGTGATCGTGCTGGTGGCGGGCATCACCCTGGTCTACGACCTGGCGCTGGCGGTGATCGCCGGCGTGATCGTGTCGGCGCTGGTGTTCGCCTGGCAGCATGCCAAGCAAGTACGGGCCGCCGTCTCGCACGACGAGCAGGGCTGGAAGGTGTATGCGCTGGAAGGCACGCTGTTCTTCGCCTCGGTGACGCCGTTCCAGGCGCTGTTCGCCCCGAAAGACGATCCGCAGGACGTCGTCATCGACTTCCTGCATGCGCGGGTGGTCGACCACTCGGCGATCCAGGCGATCGACGCGCTGGCCGAGCGCTATCGCCTGCTGGGCAAGCGCCTGCACCTGCGTCACCTGAGCCCGGACTGCCGCGAGCTGCTGGACAAGGCGCGCGGCATGGTGGAGGTGAATGTGGTGGAAGACCCGCGCTACCGGGTGGCGGACGACAAGCTGGGGTGA
- a CDS encoding DUF1841 family protein: protein MFTPSSHDVRRFFCEAYRKHRNGEILTPMDAIAADWIAQHPEYHDQFEDVEAAIAADYSVEGGKANPFLHLSMHLSIAEQISIDQPRGIRAAHDALVARRGEHDAHHEIMECLGEMIWASQRNGVPPDTEAYIECVRRRAFA from the coding sequence ATGTTCACTCCGTCCTCGCACGACGTGCGCCGCTTCTTCTGCGAAGCCTACCGCAAGCACCGCAATGGCGAGATCCTGACCCCGATGGACGCGATCGCGGCCGACTGGATCGCCCAGCACCCCGAATACCATGACCAGTTCGAGGACGTCGAGGCGGCGATCGCGGCCGACTATTCGGTCGAGGGCGGCAAGGCGAATCCCTTCCTGCACCTGTCGATGCACCTGTCGATCGCCGAGCAGATCTCGATCGACCAGCCGCGCGGCATCCGCGCCGCCCACGACGCCCTGGTGGCCCGGCGCGGCGAGCACGACGCCCACCACGAGATCATGGAATGCCTGGGTGAGATGATCTGGGCCTCGCAACGCAACGGCGTGCCGCCCGATACCGAAGCCTATATCGAATGCGTGCGTCGGCGCGCATTCGCGTGA